In Serratia sp. FDAARGOS_506, a genomic segment contains:
- the purL gene encoding phosphoribosylformylglycinamidine synthase, whose protein sequence is MMEILRGSPALSAFRITKLLSRCQDAHLPVSDIYAEYVHFADVSAPLSAEEHAKLQRLLKYGPSLAEHAPEGRLLLVTPRPGTISPWSSKATDIAHNCGLQQVVRLERGLAFYVKAPELTETQWRQLAALLHDRMMETVFSELQQAEQLFAHHQPAPYQSVDVLGAGRTALEQANVRLGLALAQDEIDYLLNAFTGLGRNPTDIELYMFAQANSEHCRHKIFNADWIIDGEQQPKSLFKMIKNTYEQTPDYVLSAYKDNAAVMEGSQVGRFFAAPENGKYDYHQEEAHILMKVETHNHPTAISPWPGAATGSGGEIRDEGATGRGAKPKAGLVGFSVSNLRIPGFEQPWEQDFGKPERIVTALDIMTEGPLGGAAFNNEFGRPALLGYFRTYEERVNSHNGVELRGYHKPIMLAGGIGNIRADHVQKGEITVGAKLVVLGGPAMNIGLGGGAASSMASGQSDADLDFASVQRDNPEMERRCQEVIDRCWQLGDENPILFIHDVGAGGLSNAMPELVSDGGRGGRFELRDILNDEPGMSPLEVWCNESQERYVMAIAPAQMAQFDEICRRERAPYAVIGEATEEQHLTLNDRHFDNQPIDMPLDVLLGKTPKMTRDVTRLQAHGEAVQRENITLADAVKRVLHLPAVAEKTFLITIGDRTVTGMVARDQMVGPWQIPVADCAVTTASLDSYYGEAMSLGERAPVALLDFAASGRLAVGEALTNLAATEIGSLKRVKLSANWMAAAGHPGEDAGLYEAVKAVGEELCPALGITIPVGKDSMSMKTRWQEGNEQREMTSPLSLVITAFARVEDVRHTVTPQLRTDKGDSALLLIDLGNGHNALGATALAQVYRQLGDKPADVRDVAQLAGFFNAMQQLVADRALLAYHDRADGGLLVTLAEMAFAGHCGVDVNLDGLGDDALAVLFNEELGAVIQVSAERLDGVKQAFAQHGLTDNVHHIGSVQAGDRFVITQHGKALYSESRNTLRTWWAETTWQMQRLRDNPACADQEHQAKQDEQDPGLNVKLTFAPEEDIAAPYIAKGARPKVAVLREQGVNSHVEMAAAFHRAGFDAVDVHMSDLLAGRRDLQDFHTLVACGGFSYGDVLGAGEGWAKSILFNERVRDEFEAFFHRPQTLALGVCNGCQMMSNLRELIPGAEHWPRFVRNLSDRFEARFSLVEVAASPSLFLQGMTGSRMPIAVSHGEGHVEVRDAAHLAALESHGLVALRFVNNAGQVTEAYPANPNGSPNGITAVTSASGRATVMMPHPERVFRTVSNSWHPEEWGEDSPWMRMFRNARKQLG, encoded by the coding sequence ATTATGGAAATTCTGCGTGGTTCGCCCGCTTTATCGGCTTTTCGCATTACCAAACTGCTGTCCCGCTGCCAGGATGCCCACCTGCCTGTCAGTGATATCTACGCCGAGTATGTCCACTTTGCCGATGTTAGCGCACCGCTAAGTGCCGAAGAACACGCCAAACTTCAGCGGCTGCTCAAGTACGGTCCTTCTCTCGCCGAACATGCCCCTGAAGGCCGGTTGCTGCTGGTCACGCCGCGTCCGGGCACCATTTCTCCCTGGTCTTCCAAAGCGACAGACATCGCCCATAACTGCGGTCTGCAACAGGTGGTGCGCCTGGAGCGCGGCCTGGCGTTCTACGTCAAGGCACCTGAGCTGACGGAAACCCAGTGGCGCCAGCTCGCCGCGCTGCTGCACGATCGCATGATGGAAACCGTCTTCAGCGAGTTGCAACAGGCCGAACAGCTGTTCGCGCATCATCAGCCGGCGCCGTATCAGTCGGTCGACGTGCTGGGCGCAGGGCGCACCGCGCTGGAGCAGGCCAACGTCCGGCTCGGCCTGGCGCTGGCGCAGGATGAGATCGACTACCTGCTGAATGCCTTTACCGGTTTGGGGCGCAACCCGACGGATATCGAACTTTATATGTTCGCGCAGGCCAACTCCGAGCACTGCCGCCATAAGATTTTCAACGCCGATTGGATCATCGACGGCGAACAGCAGCCTAAATCGCTGTTCAAGATGATCAAGAACACCTATGAGCAGACGCCGGACTACGTGCTCTCGGCGTATAAAGACAACGCCGCCGTGATGGAAGGCTCGCAGGTCGGCCGCTTCTTCGCCGCGCCGGAGAACGGCAAGTACGATTACCATCAGGAAGAAGCGCACATCCTGATGAAGGTGGAAACCCACAACCACCCGACGGCGATCTCGCCGTGGCCGGGCGCCGCGACCGGCTCCGGCGGCGAGATCCGCGATGAGGGGGCAACCGGCCGCGGCGCCAAGCCGAAAGCCGGCCTGGTGGGCTTCTCGGTATCCAACCTGCGTATTCCCGGCTTTGAACAGCCGTGGGAGCAGGATTTTGGCAAGCCGGAACGCATCGTCACCGCGCTGGATATCATGACCGAAGGCCCGCTGGGCGGCGCGGCGTTCAACAACGAATTCGGTCGTCCGGCGCTGCTGGGCTACTTCCGTACCTATGAAGAGCGCGTCAACAGCCACAACGGCGTCGAGCTGCGCGGCTACCACAAACCGATCATGCTGGCGGGCGGCATTGGCAACATCCGCGCCGATCACGTGCAGAAAGGGGAAATCACCGTCGGCGCCAAGCTGGTGGTACTGGGCGGCCCGGCGATGAATATCGGCCTGGGCGGCGGCGCTGCCTCGTCGATGGCGTCCGGCCAGTCCGATGCCGATCTGGACTTCGCCTCGGTGCAGCGCGACAACCCGGAAATGGAGCGCCGCTGTCAGGAAGTGATCGACCGCTGCTGGCAGCTGGGTGATGAGAACCCGATTCTGTTTATTCATGACGTCGGCGCCGGCGGCCTGTCCAACGCCATGCCGGAACTGGTGAGCGACGGCGGCCGCGGCGGCCGTTTCGAGCTGCGCGATATCCTCAACGACGAGCCGGGCATGAGCCCGCTGGAAGTGTGGTGCAACGAATCGCAGGAACGTTACGTGATGGCGATTGCCCCGGCGCAGATGGCGCAGTTCGATGAGATCTGCCGCCGCGAGCGCGCGCCTTACGCGGTGATCGGCGAAGCGACCGAAGAGCAGCACCTGACGCTGAACGATCGCCACTTCGACAACCAGCCGATTGACATGCCGCTGGACGTGCTGCTCGGCAAGACGCCGAAAATGACCCGCGACGTTACCCGCCTGCAGGCGCATGGCGAGGCGGTGCAGCGTGAGAACATCACGCTGGCCGACGCGGTGAAACGCGTGCTGCACCTGCCGGCCGTTGCGGAGAAAACCTTCCTGATCACCATCGGCGATCGCACCGTTACCGGCATGGTGGCGCGCGACCAAATGGTCGGCCCGTGGCAGATCCCGGTGGCCGACTGCGCGGTGACCACCGCCAGCCTGGACAGCTACTACGGCGAAGCGATGTCGCTCGGCGAACGTGCGCCGGTAGCGCTGCTGGACTTCGCCGCCTCCGGCCGCCTGGCGGTCGGGGAAGCGCTGACCAACCTGGCTGCCACGGAAATCGGCAGCCTGAAACGCGTGAAGCTATCCGCCAACTGGATGGCCGCCGCCGGCCACCCGGGCGAAGATGCCGGCCTGTACGAAGCGGTGAAAGCGGTGGGCGAAGAGCTGTGTCCGGCGCTGGGCATCACCATTCCGGTGGGCAAGGACTCTATGTCGATGAAAACCCGCTGGCAGGAAGGCAACGAACAGCGCGAGATGACGTCGCCGCTGTCGCTGGTTATCACCGCCTTCGCCCGCGTGGAAGACGTGCGCCACACCGTGACGCCGCAATTGCGCACCGATAAGGGCGACAGCGCGCTGCTGTTGATCGACCTGGGCAACGGCCATAACGCACTGGGCGCTACCGCGCTGGCGCAGGTTTATCGCCAACTGGGCGACAAACCGGCCGATGTGCGAGATGTCGCGCAACTGGCGGGCTTCTTCAACGCCATGCAGCAGCTGGTGGCCGATCGCGCGCTGCTGGCTTATCACGACCGCGCCGACGGCGGCCTGCTGGTGACGCTGGCGGAGATGGCCTTCGCCGGTCACTGTGGTGTAGACGTCAATCTCGACGGCCTCGGCGACGACGCGCTGGCGGTGCTGTTCAACGAAGAGCTGGGCGCGGTGATCCAGGTGAGCGCCGAACGTCTCGACGGCGTGAAGCAGGCGTTCGCTCAGCACGGTTTGACCGACAACGTGCATCACATCGGCAGCGTGCAGGCCGGCGATCGTTTCGTCATCACCCAACACGGCAAAGCGCTGTACAGCGAAAGCCGCAATACGCTGCGCACCTGGTGGGCGGAAACTACCTGGCAGATGCAGCGTCTGCGCGACAACCCGGCGTGCGCCGATCAGGAACATCAGGCCAAGCAGGATGAACAAGATCCTGGTCTGAACGTGAAGCTGACCTTCGCACCGGAGGAAGACATCGCCGCGCCGTACATCGCCAAAGGGGCTCGCCCGAAAGTGGCGGTGCTGCGTGAGCAGGGGGTGAACTCCCACGTTGAAATGGCGGCAGCGTTCCACCGCGCCGGCTTTGACGCGGTGGACGTGCATATGAGCGATCTGCTGGCAGGGCGCCGCGATCTGCAGGACTTCCACACGCTGGTGGCCTGCGGCGGCTTCTCTTACGGCGACGTCCTGGGCGCCGGTGAAGGCTGGGCGAAGTCCATCCTGTTCAACGAGCGGGTGCGTGACGAGTTCGAAGCGTTCTTCCACCGTCCGCAGACGCTGGCGCTGGGCGTGTGCAACGGCTGCCAGATGATGTCCAACCTGCGTGAGTTGATCCCGGGCGCAGAACACTGGCCGCGCTTCGTGCGCAACCTGTCGGATCGCTTCGAGGCGCGCTTCAGCCTGGTGGAAGTGGCGGCCAGCCCGTCGCTGTTCCTGCAGGGCATGACCGGTTCGCGTATGCCGATCGCCGTTTCCCACGGTGAAGGGCATGTCGAAGTGCGTGATGCGGCGCATCTGGCGGCGCTGGAAAGCCACGGTTTGGTAGCGCTGCGTTTCGTCAACAACGCCGGCCAGGTAACGGAAGCTTACCCGGCTAACCCGAACGGTTCGCCGAACGGTATTACCGCCGTGACCAGCGCCAGCGGGCGCGCTACGGTAATGATGCCGCACCCGGAACGCGTGTTCCGCACCGTCAGCAACTCCTGGCACCCGGAAGAGTGGGGCGAGGACAGCCCGTGGATGCGCATGTTCCGCAACGCCCGTAAGCAACTGGGCTAA
- the mltF gene encoding membrane-bound lytic murein transglycosylase MltF, producing MKRLKINYILIGVVTLLLALALWPNITWRSGQGGQLQEIISRGELRISTLNSPLTYFNTKQGPGGLDYELAKRFANYLGVKLVVIPHQNINDLFDDLDDDDADLLAAGLIYNQERLSRARTGPAYYSVSQQLVYRLGTPRPKNFADIKGKLAVASGSAHVSTLKQLKQDKYPDLAWESSSDLTSKELLERVADGKLDYTLGDSVTIALLQRIHPQLAVAFDVTDEEPVTWYLKRDGDDSLYAAMLDFYSQMVDDGTLARLEEKYLGHVGSFDYVDTKTFLSAIDSVLPNFRPLFEKHANEIDWKLLAAIAYQESHWNPQATSPTGVRGLMMLTRATADGLGVNDRLDPEESIQGGALYLQRLMAKVPDSVPEDERIWFSLAAYNMGWGHMLDARKLTKTQKGNPDSWVDVKQRLPMLSQKRYYPQLTYGYARGREAYNYVENIRRYQVSLVGYLQEKERKAAQAAAEQEALGKGYPTVMPELALNY from the coding sequence TTGAAACGTCTTAAAATAAACTACATCCTCATCGGCGTTGTCACCCTGCTTCTGGCTCTCGCGCTGTGGCCCAATATCACCTGGCGCAGCGGCCAGGGCGGGCAACTCCAGGAGATCATTTCCCGCGGCGAGTTGCGTATCAGCACGCTGAATTCACCGCTGACCTATTTCAACACCAAGCAAGGGCCAGGTGGGCTCGACTACGAACTGGCGAAACGCTTCGCCAACTACCTCGGGGTGAAGCTGGTGGTGATCCCCCATCAGAATATCAATGACCTGTTCGACGACCTTGATGACGACGATGCCGACCTGCTGGCGGCGGGCCTGATCTACAACCAGGAGCGCCTCAGCCGCGCACGCACCGGCCCCGCCTACTACTCCGTTTCGCAACAGCTGGTGTACCGGCTGGGCACCCCGCGGCCGAAAAACTTCGCCGACATTAAAGGCAAACTGGCGGTCGCCTCCGGTTCTGCGCACGTCAGCACGCTAAAGCAGCTCAAGCAGGATAAATACCCGGATCTCGCCTGGGAGTCCTCCAGCGATCTCACCTCCAAAGAGCTGCTGGAGCGGGTGGCCGACGGCAAACTGGACTACACCCTCGGCGATTCGGTAACCATCGCGCTGCTGCAGCGCATCCATCCGCAGCTGGCGGTGGCGTTCGACGTCACCGACGAAGAGCCGGTCACCTGGTACCTCAAACGCGACGGCGACGACAGCCTGTACGCGGCGATGCTGGATTTCTACAGCCAGATGGTGGATGACGGCACCCTGGCGCGGCTGGAAGAGAAGTACCTCGGCCACGTCGGCAGCTTCGACTATGTGGACACAAAAACCTTCCTGTCAGCCATCGACTCGGTGCTGCCCAACTTCCGCCCGCTGTTTGAGAAGCACGCCAACGAGATCGACTGGAAGCTGCTGGCGGCCATCGCCTATCAGGAATCGCACTGGAATCCGCAGGCTACTTCGCCCACCGGCGTGCGCGGCCTGATGATGCTGACCCGCGCCACCGCCGACGGCCTGGGGGTCAACGACCGCCTCGATCCGGAAGAGAGCATTCAGGGCGGCGCCCTTTACCTGCAACGGCTGATGGCCAAGGTGCCGGACAGCGTGCCGGAAGACGAGCGCATCTGGTTCTCGCTGGCGGCCTACAACATGGGCTGGGGCCACATGCTGGACGCGCGCAAGCTGACCAAGACGCAAAAAGGCAACCCGGACAGCTGGGTCGACGTCAAACAGCGCCTGCCGATGCTCAGCCAGAAGCGCTACTATCCGCAGCTGACCTACGGCTATGCGCGCGGGCGTGAAGCCTACAACTATGTAGAAAACATCCGCCGCTACCAGGTCAGCCTGGTGGGCTATCTGCAGGAAAAAGAGAGAAAGGCGGCGCAGGCGGCCGCCGAGCAGGAGGCGTTGGGGAAAGGCTATCCGACGGTGATGCCGGAACTGGCGCTCAACTACTGA
- the tadA gene encoding tRNA adenosine(34) deaminase TadA gives MTEYNDEYWMRQALQLALRAQEEGEVPVGALLVLDNQVIGEGWNRPIGRHDPTAHAEIMALRQGGAVLQNYRLLNATLYVTLEPCVMCAGAMVHSRIRRLVYGAADEKTGAAGSLVDILRHPGMNHQVEIVSGVLADECAATLSNFFRLRREQKKALRLAQRAADKPE, from the coding sequence ATGACTGAATATAACGATGAGTACTGGATGCGTCAGGCATTGCAGCTGGCCCTGCGCGCGCAGGAAGAGGGCGAGGTGCCGGTGGGTGCGCTGCTGGTGCTGGACAATCAGGTAATCGGCGAGGGCTGGAACCGCCCGATCGGCCGACACGATCCTACCGCACACGCCGAGATCATGGCGCTGCGCCAGGGCGGCGCGGTGCTGCAAAACTACCGTTTGCTGAACGCCACGCTGTACGTCACGCTGGAGCCCTGCGTGATGTGCGCCGGCGCAATGGTGCACAGCCGCATCCGTCGGTTGGTGTATGGCGCCGCCGACGAGAAAACCGGCGCGGCTGGTTCGTTGGTGGACATTCTGCGCCATCCGGGCATGAACCATCAGGTGGAGATCGTCTCGGGCGTGCTGGCGGATGAATGCGCCGCCACCCTGAGTAATTTCTTCCGCCTGCGCCGCGAACAGAAAAAAGCGCTCAGGCTGGCGCAGCGGGCGGCGGATAAGCCGGAATAA
- a CDS encoding DUF2157 domain-containing protein translates to MKLSKKNAVVVHKALDGWVGEGALTPEQRQQLLQHVAVQPFDWRRLARYAFLAALASLLIAVTSLFADSKLLAWLSGLFRFDAPVRMAIAGVLAALAYAWALRRRRRHPEKRYSNEAALFVAVLLTACALWQLGVWLDNGSGRVSVLLLFAALLYGAIGWFSRSGLVWWFALLSLGNAFGAETGYLSGWGAYWLGMSYPIRFIAFGAVLIAAALLLRPLLAQRGLQRVSLAMGLLYLFIALWLLSIFGNYGDLDSWYSARQIELFHWSLLFGLAALAAIWLGLKHDDAMLRGFGLTFLGINLYTRLFEFFWDSMPKAIFFVLLGLSLWALGHYAEKIWQLGRKPHDVNDD, encoded by the coding sequence ATGAAACTCAGTAAAAAGAACGCCGTCGTGGTGCACAAGGCGCTGGACGGCTGGGTGGGAGAAGGCGCCTTGACGCCCGAACAACGGCAGCAATTGCTGCAGCATGTGGCCGTGCAGCCTTTCGACTGGCGGCGGCTGGCGCGCTATGCGTTTCTCGCCGCGCTGGCCTCGCTGCTGATCGCCGTCACCAGCCTGTTCGCCGACAGTAAACTGCTTGCATGGCTCAGCGGCCTGTTCCGCTTCGACGCGCCGGTACGTATGGCGATCGCCGGGGTACTGGCGGCGCTGGCCTACGCCTGGGCGCTGCGTCGCCGCCGGCGCCACCCGGAAAAACGCTACAGCAATGAGGCGGCGCTGTTTGTCGCCGTGTTGCTTACCGCCTGCGCCTTATGGCAGTTGGGGGTCTGGCTGGATAACGGCAGCGGCCGGGTTTCCGTGCTGCTGCTGTTCGCCGCGCTGCTGTACGGCGCGATCGGCTGGTTCAGCCGATCCGGGCTGGTGTGGTGGTTCGCCCTGCTGTCGCTGGGCAACGCCTTCGGCGCCGAGACCGGCTACCTGTCCGGCTGGGGCGCCTACTGGCTCGGCATGAGCTACCCGATTCGCTTTATCGCCTTTGGTGCGGTGCTGATCGCCGCCGCGCTGCTGTTGCGGCCGCTGTTGGCGCAGCGCGGCCTGCAGCGCGTATCGCTGGCGATGGGGCTGCTGTACCTGTTTATCGCCCTGTGGCTGCTGTCTATCTTCGGCAACTACGGCGATCTCGACAGCTGGTACAGCGCGCGCCAGATTGAGCTGTTCCACTGGAGCCTGCTGTTCGGGCTAGCCGCCCTCGCCGCCATCTGGCTGGGGTTGAAGCATGACGACGCCATGCTGCGCGGTTTCGGGCTGACCTTTCTTGGCATTAACCTGTATACCCGTCTGTTCGAGTTTTTCTGGGACAGCATGCCGAAGGCGATTTTCTTCGTGCTGCTCGGCCTGAGCCTGTGGGCGCTGGGACATTATGCGGAGAAGATTTGGCAGCTGGGGCGCAAGCCGCACGACGTGAACGACGACTGA
- the yfhb gene encoding phosphatidylglycerophosphatase C has translation MSDKQQQPAAEGRRVVFFDLDGTLHQEDMFGSFLRFLLRRLPLNLLLVIPLLLPIGLALLLLGRAARWPMSLLLWAITFGRSEAKLQALERQFIEAFRQKVTAFPVVQMRLRQYLDEHDAEVWLITGSPERLVEQVYRDSAFLPQVRLIGSRITRRCGGWVVTLRCLGTQKVVQLEQRLGAPLKLYSGYSDSKQDNPLLFFCEHRWRVSKQGELQQLE, from the coding sequence TTGAGCGACAAGCAGCAACAACCGGCCGCAGAGGGGCGCCGCGTGGTCTTTTTCGATCTGGACGGCACCCTGCATCAGGAGGATATGTTCGGCAGTTTCTTGCGTTTTCTGCTGCGCCGCTTACCGCTGAACCTGTTGCTGGTGATACCGCTGCTGCTGCCGATCGGCCTGGCGCTACTGCTGCTGGGCCGCGCCGCGCGTTGGCCGATGAGCCTGCTGCTGTGGGCGATCACCTTCGGGCGTTCCGAAGCGAAGCTGCAGGCGCTGGAGCGGCAGTTTATCGAGGCCTTTCGCCAGAAAGTGACCGCATTTCCGGTGGTGCAAATGCGGCTGCGGCAGTACCTGGACGAGCACGATGCCGAAGTATGGCTGATTACCGGCTCGCCGGAACGCCTGGTGGAACAGGTGTATCGCGATTCGGCGTTTCTGCCGCAGGTGCGGTTGATCGGCAGCCGCATCACGCGCCGCTGCGGCGGTTGGGTCGTGACCCTGCGCTGTTTGGGGACGCAAAAAGTGGTGCAACTGGAGCAGCGGCTCGGTGCGCCGCTGAAGTTGTACAGCGGTTACAGCGACAGCAAGCAGGATAATCCGCTGCTGTTCTTTTGCGAGCATCGCTGGCGGGTAAGCAAGCAGGGCGAGCTGCAGCAGCTGGAATAA
- a CDS encoding PTS transporter subunit EIIC produces MDKTTTLATQILAGVGGEGNILKLENCMTRVRVEVSDEQRLDLAALKLLPGVKGYIKQGEQHQFIVGPGAAAKVVDAMRGLLSGDVQSVAAVGDAARTKAQAKQKYAAPMSGALKKLADVFIPLIPAFIASGLITGIINLLKRPDIAGQLAVDYPNVLGLLAIFGSAVFAIMNILVGVNAARVFGGSQAMGGVMAGILSSPALAQITLFGEALQPGRGGVIAVLLVVALMCWVEKRLRTLLPESVELILNPLLTTLVTASLAILILQPIGGYISDAIAHGANLAIDKGGLLVGALLSGLFLPLVLSGLHQGLVPIHVELVQAHGSNPLLPILAMAGVGQVGAALAVLLKTRNARLKKVIKGALPVGILGIGEPLIFGVTLPLGRPFIGACLGGAVGGALISYWKVATVITFGISGLPLALTIVSGKVMLYLAGMLITIIAGFLFTWMMGFNDPEE; encoded by the coding sequence ATGGACAAGACAACGACATTGGCGACACAGATCCTGGCGGGCGTAGGGGGCGAGGGCAATATCCTCAAGCTGGAGAACTGCATGACGCGGGTACGCGTCGAGGTCAGCGACGAGCAGCGCCTGGATCTGGCCGCTCTCAAGCTGTTGCCCGGTGTGAAGGGCTATATCAAACAGGGTGAGCAGCATCAGTTTATCGTCGGTCCGGGCGCCGCCGCCAAGGTGGTGGACGCCATGCGCGGGCTGTTGAGCGGTGATGTGCAATCGGTCGCCGCCGTCGGTGACGCCGCCCGCACCAAAGCGCAGGCCAAACAGAAATACGCTGCGCCGATGAGCGGCGCGCTGAAAAAGCTGGCCGATGTCTTTATTCCTCTGATCCCGGCGTTTATTGCCTCGGGCCTGATCACCGGCATCATCAACCTGCTGAAACGGCCCGACATCGCCGGCCAGCTGGCGGTAGACTACCCGAACGTGCTGGGGCTGTTGGCGATCTTCGGCAGCGCGGTGTTCGCTATCATGAACATTTTGGTCGGGGTCAACGCCGCGCGGGTATTCGGCGGCTCTCAGGCGATGGGCGGCGTAATGGCCGGCATTCTCTCCAGTCCGGCGCTGGCGCAGATCACCTTGTTCGGCGAGGCGTTGCAGCCGGGGCGCGGCGGGGTGATCGCCGTGCTGCTGGTGGTGGCGTTGATGTGCTGGGTGGAGAAACGCCTGCGCACGCTGCTGCCGGAATCGGTCGAACTGATCCTTAACCCACTGCTGACCACGCTGGTCACTGCCTCGCTGGCGATCCTGATTCTGCAGCCGATCGGGGGTTATATTTCCGATGCCATCGCCCACGGCGCCAATCTGGCGATCGACAAGGGCGGGCTGCTGGTGGGGGCATTGCTCTCGGGGCTGTTCCTGCCGCTGGTGCTCTCCGGCTTGCATCAGGGGCTGGTACCGATCCACGTCGAGCTGGTGCAGGCGCACGGCTCCAACCCGTTGTTGCCGATCCTGGCGATGGCCGGCGTCGGTCAGGTGGGGGCAGCGCTGGCGGTGCTGTTGAAAACCCGTAACGCGCGGCTGAAGAAGGTGATCAAAGGGGCGTTGCCGGTCGGCATTCTCGGTATCGGCGAGCCGCTGATCTTCGGGGTGACGCTGCCGCTGGGCCGGCCGTTTATCGGCGCCTGCCTCGGCGGTGCCGTTGGCGGCGCGCTGATCAGCTACTGGAAGGTGGCGACGGTAATCACCTTCGGCATTTCGGGGCTGCCTTTGGCGTTGACCATCGTCTCAGGTAAGGTGATGTTGTATCTGGCGGGGATGCTGATTACGATTATCGCCGGTTTCCTCTTCACCTGGATGATGGGGTTCAACGATCCCGAGGAGTAG
- the murQ gene encoding N-acetylmuramic acid 6-phosphate etherase, producing MNLGALVSETRNPATMGLDEMSTLEMVRCFNQEDRKVPEAIEKVLPAIAQAVDLAAAALKAGGRLIYLGAGTSGRLGVLDASECPPTFGVPHGVVVGLIAGGPGALLKAVEGAEDDEALGEADLRALNLTAVDMVVGLAASGRTPYVIGALRYARALGCPTAAISCNPDSPIAHEAQVAISPVVGPEALTGSTRLKSGTAQKLVLNMLSTGAMVKLGKVYQNLMVDVKATNVKLVDRACRIVVEATGAERAQAEAALAQTGFEVKPAILMILAGVSAEEAQQRLQRHDGYLRAALAR from the coding sequence ATGAACTTAGGCGCATTGGTATCGGAAACCCGCAACCCGGCCACCATGGGGCTGGATGAGATGTCGACGCTGGAGATGGTCCGCTGCTTTAACCAGGAAGATCGCAAGGTGCCGGAGGCGATCGAAAAGGTGCTGCCGGCGATCGCGCAGGCGGTCGATTTGGCGGCGGCGGCGTTGAAGGCCGGTGGGCGGCTGATTTATTTGGGCGCCGGCACCAGCGGCCGCCTGGGGGTGCTGGATGCCTCCGAGTGCCCGCCGACTTTCGGCGTGCCGCACGGTGTGGTGGTGGGGCTGATCGCCGGCGGGCCGGGCGCGCTGCTTAAAGCGGTGGAAGGAGCGGAAGACGATGAAGCCCTGGGCGAAGCCGATCTCCGGGCGCTTAACCTCACCGCCGTCGATATGGTGGTGGGGCTGGCGGCCTCCGGGCGCACGCCTTATGTGATCGGTGCGCTGCGCTATGCGCGTGCGCTGGGCTGCCCGACGGCGGCCATCTCCTGCAACCCGGACTCGCCGATCGCGCACGAAGCGCAGGTGGCAATTTCGCCGGTGGTGGGGCCGGAGGCCCTGACTGGTTCGACGCGCCTGAAATCCGGCACCGCACAGAAGCTGGTGCTCAACATGCTGTCGACCGGCGCGATGGTCAAGCTGGGCAAGGTCTACCAGAACCTGATGGTGGACGTGAAGGCCACCAACGTCAAACTGGTGGATCGCGCCTGCCGCATCGTGGTGGAGGCGACCGGCGCCGAACGCGCTCAGGCGGAGGCGGCGCTGGCGCAGACCGGCTTCGAGGTCAAACCGGCAATCCTGATGATTTTAGCCGGCGTCAGCGCCGAAGAGGCGCAGCAGCGGCTGCAGCGGCACGATGGCTACCTGCGCGCTGCATTGGCGCGTTAA
- a CDS encoding MurR/RpiR family transcriptional regulator: protein MSTLLRIRQMYPTLAQNDRKLADFLLNNAEQARHLSSQKLAQLAGVSQSSVVKFAQKLGYKGFPALKLALSETLAQPQAEPVVTVHNHILSSDTLKIVGEKLLAEKQAALRATLDINSEERLHQALDMLRQARRVMLIGIGASGLVAKDFSFKLLKIGVMAVAEADMHVQLAAVQALDKRDLLLAISFSGERREINLAAEEARQAGARVLALTSFSPNGLQQRADHCLYTIAEEPHTRSAAISSSTAQYALTDLLFMALIQHDLDHARDRIKHSEQLMKKLV, encoded by the coding sequence ATGAGTACCCTTCTGCGCATTCGCCAGATGTATCCGACACTGGCGCAAAACGACCGCAAGCTGGCGGATTTTTTGCTGAACAACGCCGAGCAGGCGCGCCATCTCAGCTCGCAAAAGCTGGCCCAGCTGGCCGGCGTCAGCCAGTCGAGCGTGGTCAAGTTCGCCCAAAAGCTGGGTTATAAAGGCTTTCCGGCGCTGAAGCTGGCATTAAGCGAGACGCTGGCCCAGCCGCAGGCCGAACCGGTCGTGACCGTTCACAACCACATCCTCAGCAGCGATACGCTGAAAATCGTCGGTGAAAAACTGCTGGCGGAAAAGCAGGCGGCGCTGCGCGCGACGCTGGACATCAACAGCGAAGAGCGGCTGCATCAGGCGCTGGACATGCTGCGCCAGGCGCGCCGGGTAATGCTAATCGGCATCGGCGCCTCCGGGCTGGTGGCCAAGGATTTTTCCTTCAAGCTGCTGAAAATCGGCGTGATGGCGGTGGCCGAAGCGGACATGCACGTCCAGCTGGCGGCGGTGCAGGCGCTGGACAAACGCGATCTGCTGCTGGCTATCTCATTCAGCGGCGAACGGCGTGAAATCAATCTGGCAGCGGAAGAGGCGCGCCAGGCCGGCGCCAGGGTATTGGCGCTGACCAGCTTCTCTCCCAACGGCCTGCAGCAGCGCGCGGATCACTGCCTCTATACCATCGCCGAAGAACCTCATACCCGCAGCGCGGCCATCTCCTCCAGCACGGCCCAGTACGCCCTCACCGATCTGCTGTTTATGGCGCTGATCCAACACGATCTGGATCATGCGCGCGACCGCATCAAGCACAGCGAACAATTGATGAAAAAGTTGGTTTGA